A single genomic interval of Acidobacteriota bacterium harbors:
- a CDS encoding ATP-binding protein: MYRNIVKKLNSWLDRDEIIVILGARQVGKTSLLHYLQEKLDAEGEKTYFLDLEDIELRSYIKSVRNLISFLEALGWRKGQRAYIFLDEIHYIEDISSILKYTHDHYPELKLIATGSSSLKLKFKMGEPLTGRKVVFDLHPLSFSEFLYFSGKQEFKEILDNSQGRKIPEPLISHILAAYEEYVIYGGYPKVALATSYDMKEQILKEVQTTYIDKEIRGLMREESFSKFRFLMEFLAAQNGGLVKVLEISKEVGIARATVQRYITILEETFIIGLLRPWAKNRQKELTRVPKLYFLDTGFLNFTIKDFRSFFLRTDTGKLIESTVYTALLRELRSTEEIRFLREKTGNEIDFILRREKKIIPIEVKWREVDKIPDVIQRLVKNMRLDIAYVVSKDIWDEKKINNCPIKFLPPWSIEFDLWQKSSLSSASHNPL, translated from the coding sequence TTGTATAGGAATATAGTCAAAAAGTTAAATTCCTGGCTGGATAGGGATGAGATTATTGTTATTCTTGGTGCAAGACAGGTTGGTAAGACCTCACTTCTTCACTATCTCCAGGAGAAATTAGATGCAGAGGGGGAAAAAACGTATTTTCTTGACCTTGAAGATATTGAACTTCGATCATATATAAAGTCAGTACGAAACCTCATATCTTTTTTGGAGGCATTGGGTTGGAGAAAGGGTCAGAGGGCATACATCTTTCTTGATGAAATCCATTATATTGAAGATATCAGTAGCATATTGAAGTATACTCATGACCATTATCCAGAATTGAAACTAATCGCCACAGGTTCCTCAAGTCTTAAATTAAAATTTAAAATGGGAGAACCTCTTACAGGCAGGAAAGTAGTTTTCGATCTTCATCCTTTATCATTCAGCGAATTCCTATATTTTTCAGGAAAACAAGAATTCAAAGAAATTCTTGATAATTCTCAGGGTAGAAAAATTCCAGAACCGCTTATCTCCCATATCCTTGCAGCATATGAAGAATATGTAATCTATGGTGGTTATCCCAAAGTAGCCCTTGCAACTTCTTATGATATGAAAGAGCAAATCCTTAAAGAAGTTCAGACCACATATATTGATAAAGAGATTAGAGGCCTTATGAGAGAAGAAAGTTTTAGTAAATTCAGGTTCCTTATGGAATTTTTAGCTGCGCAGAACGGTGGCCTTGTTAAAGTTTTAGAGATTTCTAAAGAGGTTGGAATTGCTCGAGCTACAGTTCAGAGATACATAACAATTCTTGAAGAGACATTTATTATAGGATTATTGAGACCATGGGCAAAAAATAGGCAAAAAGAATTAACACGAGTTCCCAAATTATACTTTTTAGATACTGGATTTTTGAATTTTACAATTAAGGATTTCAGGTCTTTTTTCCTTAGAACTGATACTGGTAAGTTGATAGAATCTACGGTGTATACTGCTCTTTTAAGAGAGTTAAGAAGTACTGAAGAAATAAGATTTTTAAGGGAAAAAACAGGTAATGAGATTGATTTTATTTTAAGAAGAGAAAAGAAAATAATTCCGATAGAGGTGAAATGGCGAGAAGTAGATAAGATTCCAGATGTAATTCAAAGGTTAGTAAAAAATATGAGGCTGGATATTGCATATGTTGTATCTAAAGACATCTGGGATGAAAAAAAAATTAATAATTGTCCTATAAAATTCCTGCCTCCCTGGTCAATCGAGTTTGATTTATGGCAGAAGTCATCCCTTTCATCTGCTTCACATAATCCTTTGTAA
- a CDS encoding type II toxin-antitoxin system RelE/ParE family toxin has protein sequence MAFYKVQWKHSAEKDLSKIDLKDIPRIIEAVDSLANNPFPPQNRKLQAVERFYRIRVGDYRVIYQVDTKSKTVTIYYVRHRRDAYRKL, from the coding sequence ATGGCCTTTTATAAAGTTCAATGGAAGCACTCAGCAGAAAAGGATTTAAGTAAAATCGATCTAAAAGATATTCCTCGAATTATTGAAGCTGTCGATTCCCTTGCAAACAATCCATTTCCACCTCAAAACCGTAAGCTTCAAGCAGTAGAACGATTTTACCGAATTAGAGTCGGGGACTATAGGGTGATTTACCAAGTAGATACTAAATCAAAGACTGTGACTATTTATTATGTTCGACATCGTAGAGATGCATATCGGAAATTATAG
- a CDS encoding type II toxin-antitoxin system Phd/YefM family antitoxin, producing the protein MEKSREQYIVDEKGNKTAVILPIEEYEELLEDIHDLVVIAERRDESVITFEELKKRLRKDGLL; encoded by the coding sequence ATGGAGAAATCTCGGGAACAATATATTGTAGATGAAAAAGGAAACAAGACAGCAGTGATTCTTCCGATTGAAGAATATGAAGAACTTTTGGAGGATATTCACGATTTAGTAGTTATTGCCGAGCGTCGAGATGAGTCTGTGATTACTTTTGAAGAACTGAAGAAAAGGCTAAGAAAAGATGGCCTTTTATAA
- a CDS encoding acyl-CoA dehydrogenase family protein, protein MQKRSIVKNLFDGNIEEDFIFPFPTQSEEERENLDFLIDSLRKFAKEKINPKKLEEEGKISWEILNALGEMGIFGMIIPEEYEGFGMSQWAYNRVMEEMAKIDASLATMLGAHESIGVKPLLLYGNEEQKRKFLPSIAKGEKIAAFCLTEASAGSDPSSIKTKAKISDDGKYLILDGSKLFVTNGSFRGIYTVFAKLEDTDEKKDSFIALLVPGDLEGISISKEEEKLGIKASSTVEITFENVKVPKENLIGEIGKGLKIALEALDWGRLGLAAGCVGGAKELLRISSEYSRERVQFGSPISDFELIKKKLSRIAFLTYAADSMVYLTAGISERDDVDFSLESAICKTFASEILWESVNEALQVAGGYGYTKDYPYEKYLRDARINTIFEGTNEIQRLFIALYGIRGVGEYLKQMGRALKSPFTSIGILKDFAYKEIKKRIAPEKLKGIPSPLKREANMVSQYTQALSIWTERVLKRYGKKIIEKEYILERLADVAIYLYGMLATLSKTDSIIKEKSLENSSYEIMLCKAFFFEARKQIRHRISYLNRNIDDFWSEISKNIIKGKTIS, encoded by the coding sequence ATGCAAAAAAGAAGTATAGTTAAAAATCTTTTTGATGGAAACATTGAAGAGGACTTTATTTTTCCATTCCCAACCCAATCTGAGGAAGAAAGAGAAAACCTGGATTTTCTTATTGATTCATTGAGAAAATTCGCAAAAGAAAAGATAAACCCAAAAAAATTGGAAGAGGAAGGAAAAATCTCTTGGGAAATTCTGAATGCTCTGGGTGAGATGGGAATTTTTGGAATGATAATTCCTGAAGAATACGAAGGGTTCGGGATGAGTCAATGGGCCTATAATAGAGTGATGGAAGAAATGGCCAAAATTGATGCCTCACTCGCAACTATGCTTGGAGCCCATGAATCCATCGGAGTGAAACCTCTTCTTCTTTATGGAAATGAAGAGCAAAAAAGGAAATTTCTTCCTTCAATTGCAAAGGGAGAAAAAATTGCAGCGTTCTGCCTTACAGAGGCATCTGCAGGTTCAGACCCATCTTCGATAAAGACAAAAGCAAAAATCTCAGATGATGGAAAATATTTAATTTTAGATGGATCAAAATTATTTGTTACAAACGGAAGTTTTCGAGGAATTTACACAGTTTTTGCAAAACTCGAGGATACTGATGAGAAAAAAGATAGTTTCATTGCGCTTCTTGTTCCAGGAGATTTAGAAGGAATTTCTATTTCAAAGGAAGAGGAAAAGCTTGGAATAAAAGCATCTTCTACAGTTGAGATTACATTCGAAAATGTGAAGGTTCCTAAAGAAAATCTAATAGGAGAGATTGGAAAAGGGTTGAAGATTGCCTTGGAGGCTTTGGACTGGGGAAGGCTCGGGCTTGCTGCAGGATGTGTCGGAGGAGCAAAAGAACTTCTTAGAATTTCATCAGAGTATTCCAGAGAGAGGGTTCAATTTGGTTCACCAATTTCTGATTTTGAATTGATTAAAAAGAAATTATCAAGGATAGCATTTTTAACATATGCAGCTGACAGCATGGTTTATCTTACAGCTGGCATAAGTGAAAGAGATGATGTGGACTTTTCATTGGAGTCAGCGATATGCAAAACATTTGCTTCGGAAATTTTGTGGGAAAGCGTGAACGAAGCTCTTCAAGTGGCAGGAGGCTATGGATACACAAAGGATTATCCCTATGAGAAATACTTGAGGGATGCGAGGATTAATACGATATTTGAGGGAACAAATGAAATTCAGAGGCTTTTCATCGCCCTTTATGGAATAAGAGGGGTAGGAGAATATTTAAAGCAGATGGGAAGAGCTCTTAAATCTCCATTTACATCAATTGGCATTTTAAAAGACTTTGCATATAAAGAGATAAAAAAAAGAATTGCACCTGAAAAACTTAAAGGAATTCCTTCGCCTTTGAAAAGAGAAGCAAACATGGTTTCCCAGTATACCCAGGCTTTGAGCATCTGGACTGAAAGAGTGCTTAAGAGATACGGTAAAAAGATAATCGAAAAAGAGTATATCCTTGAAAGGCTTGCTGATGTAGCAATTTATCTTTACGGAATGCTTGCAACACTTTCTAAGACTGATTCGATAATAAAAGAAAAAAGCCTTGAAAATTCAAGCTATGAAATTATGCTCTGCAAGGCTTTCTTCTTTGAGGCAAGAAAACAAATCCGGCACCGAATCTCCTACCTCAACCGCAACATTGACGATTTCTGGTCCGAAATTTCAAAAAATATAATAAAAGGCAAAACCATCTCTTAA
- a CDS encoding 3-hydroxyacyl-CoA dehydrogenase NAD-binding domain-containing protein — translation MGTYFKEELKESGILKVIFDIPDEKVNKFSTAVMRELKDLLESLMERTDVKGLYFMSGKKDVFIAGADLDELKEIKDVSDAYEKTRKGQEIFSLVEKLPFPTVAAIDGVALGGGAEFPLFFGFRVASDSPSTRIGFPEVNLGILPGWGGCQKLPELIGPINALDLMLTGRNLDAKRALRAGLVDAVFPHQNFEEFVEKFLEDVMRKGLKKSRGRKRNLITRLIESEPLVRILVFRKAKKDVFKRTKGNYPAPLEIVERVKKGRWTSLKKALDQDARSISKLITSEVSKNLVSLFFMSEEIKKDPGIERKDIKPAEIKRAGVMGAGTMGAGIAHAFSNIEVPVRIKDVNLSALSVGMERIASIYRESVKRKRMKEKDFIKKMGFVSPSVDFSGFSVADIVIEAVFEDMDVKKRLISEVEKYMKEDAIFASNTSSLSITEMQKASSRPENIVGMHFFNPVHRMPLVEIIRGEKTSEECVATVVALSKKMGKTPIVVKDSRGFLVNRILTPYLNEAAFLLEEGASIEQIDGEMKKFGMPMGPLRLIDEVGIDVASKVSEVIHQAFGDRMKPPSILDAIIKSGRLGKKSKKGFYRLNGKEAVDSEIYKILNIEKREFNSQEIVKRMVLLMINEASRCLEENIVKSPSVVDIGMIFGTGFPPFRGGLLKYADNLGIKNLFNELQRFYEKYGERFKASQIIKDMASRGMNFYQ, via the coding sequence ATGGGAACTTATTTTAAAGAAGAGTTAAAAGAATCAGGTATTCTTAAAGTAATCTTTGACATTCCCGATGAGAAAGTAAATAAGTTTTCAACCGCTGTGATGAGAGAGCTAAAAGATTTATTGGAAAGTCTTATGGAAAGAACCGATGTCAAAGGCTTATATTTTATGAGCGGTAAAAAAGATGTGTTCATCGCAGGAGCAGACCTTGATGAGCTTAAGGAAATCAAAGATGTAAGCGATGCTTATGAGAAGACAAGGAAAGGACAGGAAATATTTTCCCTTGTAGAAAAACTTCCATTTCCTACTGTTGCAGCTATAGATGGTGTGGCTCTTGGAGGAGGAGCAGAATTCCCTCTTTTTTTTGGATTTCGGGTTGCATCAGATAGTCCTTCAACGAGAATAGGTTTTCCAGAGGTAAATTTAGGAATTCTTCCAGGATGGGGAGGATGTCAGAAATTACCTGAGTTAATCGGTCCAATAAATGCGCTTGATTTGATGTTAACTGGAAGAAATCTTGATGCAAAAAGAGCTTTAAGAGCTGGCCTTGTGGACGCAGTTTTTCCCCATCAGAATTTTGAAGAATTTGTAGAAAAATTTTTAGAAGATGTTATGAGAAAGGGCTTAAAAAAAAGCAGAGGGAGAAAGAGAAATCTTATAACCCGTTTGATTGAAAGCGAACCCCTGGTGAGGATACTGGTTTTTAGAAAAGCTAAAAAGGATGTTTTTAAGAGAACGAAGGGCAATTATCCTGCACCTTTAGAGATAGTAGAAAGGGTGAAGAAAGGTCGCTGGACTTCGCTGAAGAAAGCACTGGATCAGGATGCCCGCTCTATTTCGAAATTGATTACTTCTGAGGTGAGTAAAAATCTTGTCTCTTTATTCTTTATGAGTGAAGAGATAAAGAAAGACCCTGGCATAGAAAGAAAAGATATCAAGCCCGCTGAAATAAAGCGGGCAGGAGTAATGGGCGCAGGCACAATGGGCGCAGGCATCGCCCATGCTTTCTCCAACATCGAAGTTCCAGTAAGAATAAAAGATGTAAACCTAAGCGCTCTCTCAGTTGGAATGGAAAGAATTGCATCGATTTATAGAGAATCAGTTAAAAGAAAAAGGATGAAGGAGAAAGATTTTATAAAAAAAATGGGATTTGTTTCACCTTCCGTTGACTTCAGCGGATTTTCAGTGGCTGACATCGTAATAGAAGCAGTGTTTGAGGATATGGATGTGAAGAAAAGATTAATCTCTGAAGTTGAAAAATATATGAAGGAGGATGCAATCTTTGCCTCAAACACTTCATCGCTTTCCATAACGGAAATGCAGAAAGCATCCTCGCGGCCCGAAAATATTGTTGGAATGCATTTCTTCAACCCTGTCCACAGAATGCCGCTTGTTGAAATAATCAGAGGGGAAAAAACATCTGAGGAGTGCGTGGCAACAGTTGTGGCTCTTTCGAAAAAGATGGGAAAGACACCGATTGTAGTAAAAGATTCAAGAGGGTTTCTCGTTAATCGAATTTTAACTCCGTATCTTAATGAAGCAGCCTTCCTTCTTGAAGAGGGAGCTTCGATAGAGCAGATTGATGGAGAGATGAAAAAATTCGGGATGCCAATGGGACCTTTGAGGCTTATAGATGAGGTTGGAATCGATGTAGCTTCAAAAGTTTCAGAAGTTATCCATCAGGCTTTTGGTGATAGAATGAAACCCCCATCAATTTTAGATGCCATCATAAAATCAGGAAGACTTGGCAAAAAATCGAAGAAAGGTTTTTACAGACTTAACGGAAAAGAAGCAGTCGACTCTGAAATTTATAAAATCTTAAACATTGAAAAAAGAGAATTCAACTCACAAGAAATTGTAAAAAGAATGGTGCTTTTGATGATAAACGAAGCATCCCGTTGCCTTGAAGAAAACATTGTAAAATCTCCTTCAGTAGTAGATATCGGGATGATTTTTGGAACAGGGTTTCCACCTTTTAGAGGAGGGCTTTTAAAGTATGCGGATAATCTGGGAATAAAGAATTTATTTAATGAACTTCAAAGATTCTATGAAAAATATGGCGAAAGGTTTAAAGCATCTCAAATCATTAAAGACATGGCTTCGCGGGGAATGAATTTCTATCAATAA
- a CDS encoding thiolase family protein yields the protein MLPKKIAIIDGLRTPFIKSWTLFSEIHPVELGRIVVQELIWRNNLSPSLISEVIFGNIAQPVDSINISRVIALKAGIPVDVPAYTVGRNCASGLEAITSAAEKISLGLADVVIGGGVESMSSIPFLYRKKAVDFFQNLQKAKKFRQRLKGFLKMPLGAFLNPVVGVMEGLRDNVSGMMMGDTAELLAREYKISRLEQDKFSLMSHQRAEKATADGKLKEEIVPVFIPPDYKTPVDEDNGIRKGQTLEALSNLKPFFDRRYGTVTAGNSSQITDGAAAMILMSEERAKELGYEPMGIIRSYAYAGVEPERMGLGPAMATPLALKRGGASFKDIQLIEINEAFAAVVIANEIAFKSKEFASKYYGDSNPLGEINREILNVNGGAIALGHPVATSGARLVITILKEMKRRNLNLGLVALCVGGGQGGSLLLEIK from the coding sequence ATGCTTCCAAAAAAAATTGCAATTATCGATGGATTAAGAACGCCATTCATAAAATCCTGGACGCTTTTTTCAGAAATTCATCCTGTCGAACTCGGCAGGATAGTTGTTCAGGAATTGATATGGAGAAATAACCTTTCTCCCTCGTTAATCTCAGAAGTCATATTTGGAAACATAGCTCAACCAGTTGATTCAATTAACATTTCACGAGTAATAGCATTGAAAGCTGGAATCCCTGTAGATGTCCCTGCCTACACTGTGGGAAGGAATTGCGCCTCCGGTTTAGAAGCGATAACTTCAGCTGCAGAAAAAATTTCTCTCGGTCTTGCCGATGTAGTTATAGGAGGAGGTGTGGAATCCATGAGTTCGATCCCCTTTCTTTACAGAAAAAAAGCTGTTGATTTTTTCCAGAACCTTCAAAAAGCAAAGAAATTCAGACAGAGATTAAAAGGATTTTTAAAAATGCCTCTCGGGGCTTTTTTAAACCCTGTGGTTGGAGTGATGGAAGGTTTGAGGGACAATGTCTCAGGAATGATGATGGGGGATACTGCAGAACTATTAGCAAGGGAGTACAAAATATCAAGGCTGGAGCAGGATAAATTTTCTCTCATGAGTCACCAGAGAGCTGAGAAGGCAACAGCAGATGGAAAGTTAAAAGAAGAAATAGTTCCTGTTTTTATTCCACCCGATTATAAAACTCCCGTCGATGAAGATAACGGAATAAGAAAAGGTCAAACTTTAGAAGCCCTTTCAAACTTGAAGCCCTTTTTTGACAGAAGGTATGGAACAGTGACAGCTGGAAATTCTTCTCAGATAACAGATGGTGCTGCTGCTATGATATTGATGAGTGAAGAAAGAGCTAAAGAATTGGGATATGAGCCAATGGGAATAATCAGAAGTTATGCCTATGCAGGGGTTGAGCCTGAAAGAATGGGGTTGGGTCCTGCTATGGCAACTCCTTTAGCTTTAAAGAGAGGTGGAGCTTCTTTCAAAGACATTCAATTGATTGAGATAAACGAAGCTTTTGCAGCCGTGGTTATTGCAAATGAAATTGCATTCAAATCAAAAGAATTTGCCTCAAAATACTATGGAGATTCCAACCCACTCGGAGAGATAAATCGAGAAATACTCAATGTGAATGGAGGTGCGATAGCGTTAGGACACCCTGTGGCAACTTCAGGGGCAAGACTTGTAATAACGATACTAAAGGAGATGAAAAGAAGAAATCTTAACCTTGGTCTTGTTGCCCTCTGTGTTGGAGGAGGACAGGGAGGTTCACTTCTCCTCGAAATAAAATAA
- a CDS encoding GTPase domain-containing protein produces the protein MLIDYDLKELLAKIVYYGPGLSGKTTNLLFIFNKFDDESKGELITLQTDIERTIFFDIIPLKVGNIGGFQTRFQLYTVPGQTQYNTMRRIVLKNVDGIVFVADSQNEMKYKNKDSLINLSENLSYYKISIKQIPFVFQYNKRDLPNISSIEEINKYLNQNGHLFFEASAINGIGVMETLKEISKLTLHSIKNKILARKEDLE, from the coding sequence TTGTTAATTGATTATGATTTAAAAGAACTGCTGGCAAAAATAGTTTACTATGGTCCAGGATTGAGTGGGAAAACGACCAATCTTCTTTTCATCTTTAATAAGTTTGATGATGAATCTAAGGGTGAGCTTATAACTTTACAGACTGATATCGAAAGAACTATTTTCTTTGACATCATTCCATTAAAAGTTGGAAACATCGGCGGCTTTCAGACAAGATTTCAACTTTATACAGTCCCTGGACAAACCCAATATAACACTATGAGAAGGATAGTTCTTAAAAATGTTGATGGAATTGTATTTGTTGCAGATTCTCAGAACGAAATGAAATATAAAAATAAAGATAGTTTGATAAATTTATCTGAAAATCTTTCCTACTATAAAATTTCTATTAAGCAAATCCCATTTGTGTTTCAGTACAACAAAAGAGACCTTCCAAACATCTCATCTATTGAAGAAATAAACAAATATCTAAACCAGAATGGGCATCTTTTTTTCGAAGCTTCAGCTATAAATGGGATAGGAGTAATGGAAACGCTTAAAGAAATTTCGAAATTAACTTTACATTCTATAAAAAACAAAATATTAGCAAGAAAAGAAGATCTTGAATAA
- a CDS encoding LysM peptidoglycan-binding domain-containing protein: MKKYFTFFLLLIILLSCRTTNTKKELSLIPSEPPPIKKQTVDTEDAEVKKIINKANELFLLGKKELNDGHLEKARNYFDQCIDVFLNSAFSISEDNTLRSAFEDIVNKINSIEMDAISEGDGFTEIGFERATIDDLESIVTFPPEKTEAQKIIEKIQNEMKVSRYDVPIEINDAVLYFLNYYQSNGKREQFEAALKRSGKYVEMMKEIFKEEGIPQDIIYLAIVESAFKTRALSRARAKGIWQFIRSTGRRYGLSENWWLDEKYDPVKATRAAARYLKDLYNMFGDWYLALASYHAGEGRIEKAIKKTGGSNFWDIAKTKYIKRETKNYVPAFLAALLIAKNQKDYGFNIIPDEPLKWDEVEISSPADLRIIAECSGSTIEEIKNLNPELLRLTTPRHASLYKIKIPYGKKEEFLAKFNSIPEERRVFWRYHFVKNGDTLYSISRRYGVNVSILKEVNSLKSNLIRVGMRLQIPSSYSTGRNYTKKVTKIIYKIRSGDTLYQIAQNYNTSVSKIKRWNNLKDDILYPGQKLIIYHNE, from the coding sequence ATGAAAAAATATTTTACATTTTTTCTTCTTTTAATAATACTATTAAGTTGTAGAACTACCAACACAAAAAAAGAATTATCTTTAATTCCTTCTGAACCCCCTCCAATTAAAAAGCAAACAGTTGATACAGAAGATGCTGAAGTAAAAAAAATAATCAATAAGGCAAATGAATTATTTTTGCTTGGAAAAAAAGAACTGAACGATGGCCATCTTGAAAAAGCAAGAAATTATTTTGACCAGTGTATAGACGTGTTTCTGAATTCAGCGTTTTCAATAAGTGAAGATAATACTCTTAGATCTGCATTCGAAGATATTGTAAATAAAATTAACTCGATCGAAATGGATGCCATTTCTGAAGGTGATGGATTTACAGAAATTGGTTTTGAAAGAGCCACAATTGATGATCTTGAATCAATAGTGACATTTCCTCCTGAAAAAACAGAAGCCCAAAAAATAATCGAAAAGATTCAAAATGAAATGAAAGTGTCAAGGTATGATGTACCGATTGAGATAAACGATGCAGTTCTATATTTTTTAAATTATTATCAAAGTAATGGCAAAAGGGAACAGTTTGAAGCAGCCCTGAAAAGATCTGGAAAATATGTAGAGATGATGAAAGAAATTTTTAAAGAAGAAGGAATTCCTCAGGATATAATATATTTAGCCATTGTAGAAAGCGCATTTAAAACAAGAGCCTTGAGCAGAGCCAGAGCCAAGGGGATATGGCAGTTTATAAGAAGTACTGGAAGGAGATACGGACTCAGTGAAAACTGGTGGCTTGATGAGAAATATGACCCGGTAAAAGCAACAAGAGCTGCTGCAAGATACCTTAAAGATCTTTACAACATGTTTGGAGACTGGTATTTAGCCCTCGCCAGTTATCATGCAGGAGAAGGAAGAATTGAGAAGGCGATAAAGAAAACAGGAGGCAGCAATTTCTGGGATATAGCTAAGACCAAGTATATAAAAAGAGAGACAAAAAATTATGTGCCTGCATTTTTAGCAGCCCTGCTCATTGCAAAAAATCAAAAAGATTATGGTTTTAATATTATTCCAGATGAGCCTTTAAAATGGGATGAAGTTGAAATTTCTTCCCCTGCGGATTTGAGAATAATAGCTGAATGTTCTGGTTCAACAATTGAAGAGATAAAAAATTTGAATCCTGAGCTGTTGAGACTTACAACACCAAGACATGCATCCCTCTATAAAATAAAGATTCCTTATGGAAAAAAAGAAGAATTTCTTGCAAAATTTAATTCAATTCCTGAAGAGAGACGGGTTTTCTGGAGATATCATTTTGTAAAAAATGGTGATACTCTGTATTCAATATCAAGAAGATATGGTGTCAATGTAAGTATCCTTAAGGAAGTCAATTCTCTAAAATCAAATTTAATAAGGGTTGGCATGAGACTTCAGATTCCATCGAGTTATTCAACTGGAAGAAATTATACAAAAAAAGTTACTAAAATTATTTACAAAATTAGAAGCGGAGATACTCTATATCAAATCGCTCAAAATTATAATACCTCTGTTTCCAAGATTAAGAGATGGAACAATTTGAAAGATGATATTCTTTACCCAGGTCAAAAATTGATAATCTATCATAATGAGTAA
- a CDS encoding YifB family Mg chelatase-like AAA ATPase, which produces MSKGLSKIFSSSLLGVDAYLVEVEVDIHPGLPAYTTVGLPDTAVRESKERVRSALKNNGYEFPSQKITVNLAPADRKKEGSSFDLPIAIGIISTYLNFPEEKINSFLLMGELALDGRLKPIKGALASAFLAKEKGFQGIILPKENAREASLVEKINVYGMNHVIEVVEFFLGEVKSENKFELAEFNFSPVFDVDFSDVKGQFHVKRALEVASAGSHNVLMIGPPGSGKTMLARRIPTILPEMNIDEIIEITKIYSASGLNLEDGIIKQRPFRSPHHTITDVGLIGGGQIPKPGEISLAHNGVLFLDEFPEFEKSALESLRQPMEDGKVIISRAGISVTFPSKFMLIAAMNPCAETMGFSGEEYDCTHYQKMKYYSKLSTPLLDRIDIHVEVPKVKFHEMISDGNEESSDKIRARVEKARKIQWERFKGKKIWANSQMGKKELKKYCVLDGQSLQLMEMAMNRLKMSARAFDRILKVSRTIADLEGEEHIKSYHVSEAIQYRMLDRTFL; this is translated from the coding sequence ATGAGTAAAGGGCTCTCAAAAATATTTTCCTCCTCACTCCTTGGAGTTGATGCATACCTTGTGGAAGTTGAAGTTGATATCCATCCAGGACTTCCTGCTTATACAACAGTGGGTTTGCCTGATACTGCGGTAAGGGAAAGTAAAGAAAGAGTTAGAAGCGCCTTGAAGAATAATGGATATGAATTTCCATCTCAAAAAATTACTGTAAATTTAGCACCTGCAGATAGAAAAAAAGAAGGCTCATCTTTTGACCTTCCAATTGCCATAGGAATCATCTCCACTTATTTAAATTTTCCCGAAGAAAAAATAAATAGTTTTCTTTTGATGGGCGAACTCGCCCTTGATGGTAGACTTAAACCAATAAAAGGAGCTCTTGCATCTGCTTTTCTTGCGAAGGAGAAAGGATTTCAGGGAATAATCCTGCCAAAAGAGAACGCAAGAGAAGCATCCCTTGTAGAAAAAATCAATGTTTATGGAATGAATCATGTGATTGAAGTTGTCGAATTCTTTTTAGGCGAGGTAAAAAGTGAAAATAAATTTGAGCTGGCTGAATTTAATTTTTCACCTGTTTTTGATGTGGATTTCTCAGATGTAAAAGGTCAGTTTCATGTCAAAAGAGCTCTTGAAGTCGCATCTGCTGGAAGTCACAATGTTTTAATGATAGGCCCACCTGGTTCAGGAAAAACAATGCTTGCAAGGAGAATCCCCACAATTCTTCCGGAAATGAATATCGATGAAATAATCGAAATTACCAAAATCTATAGTGCTTCAGGACTGAACCTGGAAGACGGGATAATAAAACAGAGACCTTTCAGATCTCCGCATCATACTATCACAGATGTAGGGTTGATTGGAGGGGGTCAGATTCCAAAACCAGGAGAGATAAGTCTTGCCCACAACGGAGTTTTATTTCTCGACGAATTCCCTGAATTTGAAAAAAGCGCTCTTGAATCTTTGAGACAGCCAATGGAAGACGGAAAAGTAATAATATCAAGAGCTGGTATTTCAGTTACATTTCCATCAAAATTTATGCTTATTGCTGCAATGAACCCATGTGCAGAAACCATGGGATTTTCTGGCGAAGAGTATGATTGTACCCATTATCAAAAAATGAAATATTATTCAAAACTATCGACTCCTCTTTTAGACAGAATAGATATTCATGTGGAGGTTCCAAAAGTAAAGTTTCATGAGATGATCTCAGATGGAAATGAAGAAAGCTCTGATAAAATTAGAGCAAGGGTTGAAAAAGCAAGAAAAATCCAGTGGGAAAGATTCAAGGGGAAAAAGATTTGGGCAAATTCCCAGATGGGAAAAAAAGAATTGAAAAAATACTGTGTGCTTGATGGTCAATCCCTTCAGCTTATGGAAATGGCTATGAACAGATTAAAAATGTCAGCCAGAGCATTCGACAGGATTCTTAAAGTATCAAGAACTATAGCAGATCTGGAAGGCGAAGAGCACATAAAAAGTTATCATGTTTCTGAAGCAATTCAATATAGAATGCTCGACCGAACCTTCTTATAA